The Solanum pennellii chromosome 4, SPENNV200 genomic interval ataattagtgtaatttaacttattcacctgaattcaaaaaattttattaaaaaaatttaatatataaatattttgtatgaagataatatttttaatgaagaTAGTTCAATTAACGATTGTAGACTATATGTAGCTACGCTACACTGAATAGAGTATGTGGCTACGCCACACTGAATAGAGGAATGGATCATTTCATCAAACTCATCACGTGAAGATCTTTTTCCTCATGTTAAGATATTGGATAagcgattttcaaaaaatttatatttttttcaattatataagaaattaaTGTTTAAGAATATGTAATTAAAAGGAGCTATTGATTCGGTGATaaaagaagaaactccattatGATGTAGATTCGCAACCCTTGGAGTCATATATAccaacaatttttttgtcaattattattgcatattagttactattttattttactagaAATTTACAAACTTAATATTATAGcataataaaatcttatttatatatgataatgataaaACTCAAGAAAGTATTTGGATAACAAATTTCAGgcctttattttttgtttgtttgatggACAGGCTCTGAAGTATTAACTGTCTCAGTAAATCAGGCTGTGTCCTTTTTGTTCTTTTGTCCCCTTCATTAATGAACACTCAAAATTTCTACTCCCTTTTTTTCGTTTGAAATTAATTGGAACAGatattattttgatacatattttatagagagaaaaaaatacatgtaaaaGGTGATTTTTTTAACTCTTAATTAAAATCTTGTTATGATTAGATTTACAGAAGAATAGGTTCTATACTTCTATTAACGGATTTCTAGTTACTAGATCCAGAATCAAAGGTACTAACAACTAAGTTTNATTATATAAGAAATTAATGTTTAAGAATATGTAATTAAAAGGAGCTATTGATTCGGTGATaaaagaagaaactccattatGATGTAGATTCGCAACCCTTGGAGTCATATATAccaacaatttttttgtcaattattattgcatattagttactattttattttactagaAATTTACAAACTTAATATTATAGcataataaaatcttatttatatatgataatgataaaACTCAAGAAAGTATTTGGATAACAAATTTCAGgcctttattttttgtttgtttgatggACAGGCTCTGAAGTATTAACTGTCTCAGTAAATCAGGCTGTGTCCTTTTTGTTCTTTTGTCCCCTTCATTAATGAACACTCAAAATTTCTACTCCCTTTTTTTCGTTTGAAATTAATTGGAACAGatattattttgatacatattttatagagagaaaaaaatacatgtaaaaGGTGATTTTTTTAACTCTTAATTAAAATCTTGTTATGATTAGATTTACAGAAGAATAGGTTCTATACTTCTATTAACGGATTTCTAGTTACTAGATCCAGAATCAAAGGTACTAACAACTAAGTTTTggacaattatttatttatttagagaaTTAAAATGTTTCACCACATTTTTagaaagataataataaatatttttgaatagtagtaaaattttatttttcctagaAGCAGagaaagcaaaaaaataatagtgattcaaataattttttaaaaccatGATCGGCTCAAGTTATTGTCCTAATATTAGAAAAAGTAGTTAGtcaaatatactattttttaaagCACTTTTTCTAAAAgtattacaaaatatattttctaaaataagaaACTATTAAATGCTTGGTCAAACATGTTATGAGATAtaaattttcaagatcaaataaATTTACTAGCCACAATAATCTcctacatattttaaatttttaatagattattaagacataattaaagggaattttttgttctttcactTGATGAGAGAAAAAATAGCAAGTCGGTTAAAAGAGTTGATTAAGCTTAGGCTTTGGAGTAGCTACTAAACATAGTATAATAACTGAAAAATCAAAGCTTGGTTAAGAAATACTAAAACTAGTTAAATCTAAATTATATTATCTGTAATTTCTCAGCAATCaccatcaattaaaaaaatcgtttcttttatcttttccataattattaagaaaaaaaagttggaaCAAGAGATTACTAAAGGTATGTTTGGTGCGAAGGACATTATTTCTTAACCATTTCTCTCGCTAATTAACTTTCTAATTTCTAAgataatatgaaatttgaatCCTCGAATTCAATCATTACACAACTTCTATATTGAACAATATATCGGACAAGATGCACCGCTTGACAACTACTGTTGTCGTAACGTTACAAAGAGGTGGAACAATCAAAATTAATCACTGATTTCATTTTGTAATCCCAAACCCCCATTTTTAAACCAaacatcataatattttattaaattacttctaaataaaaaaaaattacttacacATCGAACATAAGAAAGCTAGGCTTCGAGTGCCCTTAACCCCGATCCGCCCCATCATTAGCTCTTTAATTctcaaaataatatgaaatgtgGATCCTCAAATCAAACAATTACACAAACTTCTATGTGGAGAAATTAATCGGATAAAACACACCGCTCGTTAATTACAGGTGTTGCAACACTACAAACAGGCGGAGTAATCGAGATTCATCACTAATCCCATTTTGTAATTCTAGCACCCCCATTTTCCTatccaaaaatcataatatttaattaaattacatataaaaaaaattacttacacATCGAACATAAGAAAGCTACTCTCTGAGTGCCCTTAACCCCAATCCGCCCCATCATTAGCTCTTTAATTctcaaaataatatgaaatgtgGATCCTCAAATCGAACAATTACACGAACTTCTATGTGGAGAAATTAATCGGACAAAACACACCGCTCGTCAATTACAGGTGTCGCAACACTACAAACAGGCGGAGTAATCGAGATTCATCACTAATGCCATTTTGCAATCTCCTAAACCCCATCTCCCTCTCCAAACAACaaaatgttttattaaattacatataaataaatatttctacTTACGTATCAAACACTAGAAGCTCCCTTAGCCCCAATCTGCCCCTTCATTAGctctttaataataataatatgaaatgtaAAATTGTGGATCCTCAAATCCAACCATTATACAATTTCTATCTAGAGAAATCAATCGGACAAAACACACCACTCGACAATTACTGATATCGTAATGCTATAAAAAGGTAAAACAATCAAGATTGATCACTAATCCCATTCTATAATCCCTAAATCCCCATTTTCCTATCCAAACATCATAACGTtttattaaattacaatacaaaataaaagaaattttttacttAGTATATCAAATACTCAAATACTAGAAGACGTATGTTTtagcaaaatattttttttaacaccAAACACACCCTACCAAAAAAAAACCACCTGCTTTGTCAGATTCAGAGCCAcccttttctctctctctctttctctttcctttttctACTGGCTGTGTGATTACTGAGTACATACAATACAAATACTGCGAAACTTTGCTCCTTCATTTTAATGGCGTGAGCACAACCATAACCAGCACTGTCCTCTTCTTCTTCCCACTCATTACCAAATACCCATCTGTtatcttcttcaaaaaaaacccaaaaccccaaaACAACAGAGTAAAGATCTTCTTAAATTCCCAATGACAAACTTAATCTTTTGTACCTAAAATTCTCCAACATATCAAAGATATGAATGTATTGTTTTGGGTGTTTTAATTACTGGGTTTCTTGATTTTATCTATGTTTAACGTCTTACAATAGTTGTACGTGtaatttatgttataatattaGCTTGTAAAAGAGTGTTGGGTTGTGATGTATAGAGGTAAAGAGAAGGGCATTGAGGGAAAAATGAAGGGTCATGAAGAAATGCTTTGGATGTTGAAGGGAGACGTTTCGTATTTGAATCATCAGTATCATGATCAAGGTGATGCGACAGCGATGATGGGGTTTTCGTCTTCGGGTTCGAGTTCGTTGGCTGGTGGATTTGGTTTATATGGTGATGAATCTTGGAATGTATTTGATCAGAATATTCATCAAGGTGGTGTACTCGATAACACTCATCATCCACTACACCTGGGAGGTTCTGGTTGGTCTTCTAACATGTTTAATGACCAAAATTTTGATAAAGTTGTTGATACGGGTCTGTCTCAGAGATTTTATGGGATGAATATTGATGATAAGGTTGATCATTTCTTCAATGGAACAGGAAATTCTCATCATGGTTTTTGTGATTTTCAAGGGTCAGGTGGAGGAGGAGCATTAGGCCATAGGAGAGAGAATTTGTGTGATTCAATGGGGTCTGTTCATCTTAATCCTCTGTCTAGAGACCTCTGTAAGTATcagaaagagaaaattaactATGATTACTGGTGTAACATGAATAGGCCTTGTAGTAACGAGGGCGTTCGATACTCAGAGCACAGTGGATTTGATGATGTTGGTGTTGATAGGAGTTTCTTTAGCTCGTTACATGGCTCTCAGTTGATGGGATTAAGTTCTGAATATGATTGTTCCATTGCAAAGCAAAGGCCTACTAGCATAATGAACCACCCTTTATCTCCATTGCCAAGTTCAAGAAGCCTAGATAGTTACAGTTGTGAAGACAGTTTCATTATGCAAGGGGAATGCTTAAAATATGCTTCTGAGCAGAGAGGTTTAAAGGGtcagaagaaaaaaacaaggaGTGAGATTAAAATGGAAAGGTTGCAAGAGAAGAAACCGGCGAGAGATGGCTTATTGCATTCTGGAGAATCTTGTGAAGTTCGTTTAGGGGAGATTGAATTCCAAGCAAGAGGAGCAAGTAGAAATGATTTGGCCTTAAAGGATGGAAATATACAGAACCATGTGTATTTGGCAGCAAAAGATCAGCTGGGGTGTAGGTATTTACAGAGGATATTTGATGAAGGGACCTCTGAAGATGTTCAGATAATATTCAATGGCATCATTCATCATATCTTTGAGTTAATGAAGGATCCATTTGGGAACTATCTCGTGCAGAAACTACTGTCTGTCTGTAATGATGAGCAGAGAATTGAGTTTGTGCTCATGGTGACTAAAGATCCAGGAGAGCTTGTGAAAACATCTAGGACAACACATGGGTAAGAACAGCAAAATTCTGCTCAatcttttttcatattattgatTCTTGAACTGTCATTTGTTTCAACTAAGTTGCAATCATTTTCTTGTTTCAGGACCCGTGTCGTGCAAAAGTTAATTGAGACAATGAAGACCAGGCTGGAAATTTCCTTAGTTATAAGGGCTCTTCAACCTGGAATTCTTAATCTCATGATGGATGTCAATGGAAATCATGTGGTTCAGCGTTGCTTGCATTGTTTAAACAAGGATCACAAC includes:
- the LOC107017301 gene encoding putative pumilio homolog 8, chloroplastic — protein: MYRGKEKGIEGKMKGHEEMLWMLKGDVSYLNHQYHDQGDATAMMGFSSSGSSSLAGGFGLYGDESWNVFDQNIHQGGVLDNTHHPLHLGGSGWSSNMFNDQNFDKVVDTGLSQRFYGMNIDDKVDHFFNGTGNSHHGFCDFQGSGGGGALGHRRENLCDSMGSVHLNPLSRDLCKYQKEKINYDYWCNMNRPCSNEGVRYSEHSGFDDVGVDRSFFSSLHGSQLMGLSSEYDCSIAKQRPTSIMNHPLSPLPSSRSLDSYSCEDSFIMQGECLKYASEQRGLKGQKKKTRSEIKMERLQEKKPARDGLLHSGESCEVRLGEIEFQARGASRNDLALKDGNIQNHVYLAAKDQLGCRYLQRIFDEGTSEDVQIIFNGIIHHIFELMKDPFGNYLVQKLLSVCNDEQRIEFVLMVTKDPGELVKTSRTTHGTRVVQKLIETMKTRLEISLVIRALQPGILNLMMDVNGNHVVQRCLHCLNKDHNKLIFDVATKHCVDIATHRYGCCVLNKCITYSTGKQRDKLLAEICTNGLKLAQDPFGNYVIQFIIELKIPSVAAMLLSQFERHYVYLSRQKFSSHVIEKLLKCFEEGRSKIINELVSEPHFDQLLQDPFANYVIQSALGVTKGPARTLLLHAVRPHMLLLRTSPYCKKIFSRRLLKK